Sequence from the Hamadaea flava genome:
AAGCGTCAGACTCCAGTGCCACGTACTCGGCGTACCCGGCGGGCAGCTGGTCGCGGTACTCCGCCCACCACGAGCGCTGACGCGTGGCCCGCGCGAGATCCACGAACTCCGCGATCTCCGTAGCTTCGGTGACCCCGTAGAGCTGCAACAGTGCCTTGACGTCGGTGACCGTCGGCTTGGTCTTGCCGTTCTCGATCCGAATCATCTTCGAGATCGACCAGTCGAGTGCGTCGGCCGCCTGCTCCTGAGTCCGGCCGGTATCGTCGCGCGCCGCTCGAAGCGCTTGAGACAGCCTTCGGCGCGCGATGGTCGGGCCGTGCAGGCGGCTGGTCGCGGGCTCCATGCCCTCCTCCGTGCTCGTCCGCTCCCCCGGGCTGGCAATCCGTCAGCGAGCGCTCCGCCACCTGGCTTACCGCCCACCTGGCTGACTGCCAGTAAGGACAAAGGGTATATCGTCCCTTCCGTCATTGTCACTGCGTGGATCTCCATGATGGACGGCACACCCGCAGTGACCAGCCCTGGCAATCGGGAGTGTCAGATGGTGGAACTGCGCGCCGCAGTGTGGCGGCGTAGCACCAAGTGCGAGTCCGGAAGCTGCGTCGAGGTCGCCGACCTGGACGAGAACGTCGGCCTGCGCAACTCGACTCGTCCGGAGATCGCG
This genomic interval carries:
- a CDS encoding DUF397 domain-containing protein, which produces MVELRAAVWRRSTKCESGSCVEVADLDENVGLRNSTRPEIAIAFSVETWRDFIAGVRAGEFDQPSA